One region of Roseimicrobium gellanilyticum genomic DNA includes:
- a CDS encoding prepilin peptidase yields the protein MIRPELAELLLHFIVFYLGAGIGSFLNVVIYRVPLGISVNNPKRSFCFSCKKQIPWYRNLPLITWLAQRGKCAECGARISFRYFFVELLTGLLFYAVFRHVMAEAIVYWSYPSMWSFLPVWGPVVLVFCIFTALLVSGTFIDIDHYILPHSITLGGLVVGLLSSFLVPAIVPVMMFGEGFEGEVPGRGKAILISFSSACLGLGLLWVVVELGKLAFGRRKMKFDSIQNWNIAQPDENEAPVFTVGDEKLSYNDIFARRSDRLIITTDTVTVNDRSFGKGKAEVHMETIHIIPDEGEKVIYKLEEVKKIEGRTTEIVIPREAMGFGDVLLIAMIGSFLGWQAVLFTIVAASMLGSVFAIFTRIIGHTEWSAKIPFGPYLAGGAMIWLFYGPQFVHWYLTRAGFRAEY from the coding sequence ATGATCCGCCCTGAACTCGCCGAGCTGCTCCTCCATTTCATCGTTTTTTACCTCGGCGCCGGCATCGGCTCCTTCCTGAATGTGGTCATCTACCGGGTGCCGCTGGGGATTTCCGTGAACAATCCCAAACGCTCCTTCTGCTTCTCATGCAAGAAGCAGATTCCCTGGTACCGGAATCTCCCGCTCATCACCTGGCTGGCGCAGCGTGGGAAATGTGCGGAGTGTGGCGCTCGGATTTCGTTCCGATACTTCTTTGTGGAGTTGCTGACGGGCTTGCTCTTCTACGCAGTGTTCCGCCATGTGATGGCCGAGGCGATTGTGTACTGGAGCTACCCCTCCATGTGGAGCTTCCTGCCCGTCTGGGGTCCCGTGGTGCTGGTCTTCTGCATTTTCACCGCGCTACTGGTGTCCGGGACATTCATCGATATCGACCACTACATTCTGCCACACAGCATCACCCTTGGTGGACTCGTGGTAGGGCTGCTGTCCAGCTTCCTGGTACCCGCCATTGTGCCGGTCATGATGTTCGGTGAGGGATTCGAAGGAGAGGTGCCGGGGAGGGGCAAGGCGATCTTGATCTCCTTCTCCAGCGCCTGCCTTGGACTGGGCTTGCTCTGGGTCGTGGTGGAGTTGGGGAAACTGGCTTTCGGCCGGCGGAAGATGAAGTTCGACTCCATCCAAAACTGGAACATCGCCCAGCCGGATGAAAACGAGGCGCCCGTCTTCACGGTCGGTGATGAGAAACTCTCCTACAACGACATCTTCGCCCGCCGTTCAGATCGTCTCATCATCACGACAGACACCGTCACCGTGAACGACCGCTCGTTTGGAAAGGGCAAGGCGGAAGTGCATATGGAGACCATCCACATCATTCCGGATGAGGGTGAAAAGGTGATCTACAAGCTGGAAGAGGTGAAAAAGATCGAAGGCCGCACCACGGAGATCGTGATTCCGCGCGAGGCGATGGGCTTTGGCGATGTGCTGCTCATCGCGATGATTGGCAGTTTCCTTGGATGGCAGGCCGTGCTCTTTACCATCGTGGCAGCGTCCATGCTGGGCAGTGTGTTCGCCATATTCACCCGCATCATCGGCCACACCGAATGGAGCGCGAAGATTCCCTTTGGTCCCTACCTCGCAGGCGGCGCGATGATCTGGCTCTTCTACGGGCCGCAGTTTGTGCACTGGTATCTGACAAGAGCAGGATTCAGGGCGGAGTATTGA